In the genome of Leptospira dzoumogneensis, one region contains:
- the hprK gene encoding HPr(Ser) kinase/phosphatase, which translates to MSVPGINVSNILKDHPELGLKLIAGENGLQNRIHSSEINRPGLSLTGFYESFAHDRIQIFGKGEWAYITSKEGEDMEKLAADFFHFHLNCIIFTHGNVPPPIFVEYCDRLNIPLLGSDVSTHKFITLISQILDRSLAPRTMRHGVLIEVFGIGILLSGKSGVGKSETALELIERGHRLVADDMVEIRRLSESYLIGTCSDLLRHHMEIRGLGILNIKDIFGIGSVRDHKLIELIIHLEEWTEEKEFDRTGLENRTEEVLGVNIPLIKLPVRPGRNIPIIVETAAMNQRLKKLGKNAAAEFSQKLNIYLQQGKVERNPPQN; encoded by the coding sequence ATGTCCGTTCCAGGTATCAATGTTTCTAATATTCTAAAAGATCATCCTGAGTTAGGTCTCAAACTTATAGCGGGAGAAAATGGGCTCCAAAATCGGATCCATAGTTCCGAGATCAATAGACCCGGTCTTTCACTCACCGGTTTTTATGAAAGTTTTGCGCATGACCGTATCCAAATTTTTGGAAAAGGAGAATGGGCATACATCACTTCTAAAGAAGGTGAGGATATGGAAAAACTCGCCGCAGATTTTTTCCATTTTCATTTAAATTGTATCATATTCACTCACGGAAACGTTCCTCCTCCTATTTTTGTGGAATATTGCGACAGACTGAATATTCCTCTTTTGGGTTCGGATGTTTCTACGCATAAATTTATCACTTTAATCTCCCAAATTTTAGACAGAAGTCTTGCGCCTAGGACGATGAGGCACGGGGTTTTGATAGAAGTATTCGGGATTGGGATACTTCTATCCGGAAAAAGCGGTGTAGGAAAAAGTGAAACGGCACTCGAACTCATAGAAAGAGGCCATCGTCTAGTCGCGGATGATATGGTGGAGATCAGAAGACTTTCCGAGAGTTATCTGATAGGGACTTGTTCCGACCTTCTTCGTCACCATATGGAGATCAGAGGATTAGGAATTCTGAATATAAAGGATATATTCGGGATCGGATCCGTAAGAGATCATAAACTCATAGAGCTCATAATTCATTTGGAAGAATGGACGGAAGAAAAAGAATTCGATCGAACCGGACTCGAAAACAGAACGGAAGAAGTTCTTGGGGTAAATATTCCTCTAATCAAACTTCCAGTTCGACCTGGTAGAAATATTCCGATCATCGTAGAGACCGCTGCAATGAACCAAAGATTGAAAAAACTAGGAAAAAATGCAGCGGCAGAATTCAGCCAAAAATTAAATATTTATCTACAGCAAGGAAAAGTTGAAAGAAATCCACCTCAAAATTAA
- a CDS encoding LIC_11548 family sensor histidine kinase — protein MEEENRYYLRDLLILSGVISLSVLAAELIHFRNSENIDIVDRILIYVYYTVPLVVLFLIVSYFYRNRRNLETGRLKSSIRYRLSLSFLFIAMLPSFPVFLLTSNVIGRVFEGFYGLDIAQALEAGDHFVRKELDIEKNNLLEKAKLFRNLVQRQNPNPNLLTNRANELDLISNPNYYVGWYENNVPTLENRSLKLTISPEEFTNLGTEEGISEKLALNQNLGFYLLKIDSPNPAKFLILGKRVFQGEESRAYSFINTRKNYITADLAKEKLPYEVRLTITLLTVFAFLLSIFFSLVFARKISRPIIDLANATQKVSLGDTDINLPLTEGGEIGALVESFNQMVKDLKSKNEELMHTQRIAAWKEVAQRMAHEIKNPLTPIQLSAERIRRKLNSEVPEEFQEIVTKGSETIVGQVKILEHLVNEFSEFARMPAPRLINQHLEPVVLESAKLFEHTPGIQIELNFAKNLPEIFLDKKLFLGIMNNLFKNAVEAIEKRRQRGESGFTQGKVRISTVLEKRIMRRSVVLLVEDNGIGISSEYKSKVFEPYYSTKDEHVSGIGLAIVQKTVIDHNGHISVDSSELGGCKFRIELPVA, from the coding sequence ATAGAGGAGGAGAATCGATACTATCTTCGAGATCTTCTGATCTTATCCGGAGTGATCTCTCTATCAGTACTTGCAGCAGAGCTCATTCATTTTAGAAATTCTGAAAATATAGATATAGTAGATCGGATACTTATCTATGTATATTATACTGTTCCATTAGTCGTGCTATTCTTGATCGTTTCCTATTTTTATAGGAATCGCAGGAATTTAGAAACAGGAAGGCTAAAAAGTTCCATACGATACAGGCTTTCTCTTTCCTTTTTGTTCATCGCAATGCTTCCTTCTTTTCCCGTATTTTTACTCACTTCCAATGTGATAGGGAGGGTATTTGAAGGATTTTACGGTTTGGATATCGCCCAAGCCCTGGAAGCGGGGGATCATTTTGTCCGAAAGGAATTGGATATTGAAAAAAATAATCTATTAGAAAAAGCTAAATTATTTAGGAATTTAGTCCAAAGACAAAATCCGAACCCGAACCTGCTTACAAATCGTGCAAATGAATTGGATCTGATCTCCAATCCGAACTATTATGTGGGATGGTACGAGAATAACGTTCCCACACTTGAAAACAGATCCTTAAAATTGACAATTTCGCCGGAAGAATTTACGAACCTTGGAACGGAAGAAGGTATTTCCGAAAAACTTGCCTTAAACCAAAATTTAGGGTTTTACTTACTTAAAATTGATTCACCTAATCCGGCTAAATTTTTGATATTAGGAAAACGTGTTTTTCAGGGAGAAGAGTCCAGAGCCTATTCTTTTATCAATACTAGAAAAAACTATATCACCGCAGATTTAGCCAAAGAAAAACTTCCTTACGAGGTCAGGCTTACTATTACATTACTGACCGTATTCGCTTTTTTACTTTCAATCTTTTTCTCACTTGTATTCGCCCGAAAAATTTCAAGACCGATCATAGATCTTGCAAACGCCACCCAAAAAGTTTCTTTAGGAGATACGGATATCAATCTTCCACTTACGGAAGGCGGAGAGATAGGTGCATTGGTAGAATCTTTTAATCAAATGGTAAAAGATCTAAAATCCAAAAACGAAGAATTGATGCATACACAAAGGATAGCAGCTTGGAAAGAAGTGGCTCAGAGAATGGCTCATGAGATCAAAAATCCGCTGACTCCTATCCAACTTTCCGCAGAAAGGATCAGGAGAAAACTAAACTCGGAAGTTCCGGAAGAATTCCAAGAGATCGTAACGAAGGGAAGTGAAACCATAGTCGGTCAGGTAAAAATTTTAGAACATCTCGTAAATGAATTCTCCGAATTTGCAAGAATGCCTGCACCTAGGTTGATCAACCAACATCTGGAGCCGGTGGTCTTGGAAAGTGCAAAACTTTTCGAACATACACCTGGGATCCAGATAGAACTCAACTTCGCAAAAAATTTGCCTGAAATCTTTTTGGACAAAAAACTGTTTTTAGGGATCATGAATAATCTTTTCAAAAATGCAGTGGAAGCCATAGAAAAGAGAAGGCAAAGAGGCGAATCCGGATTCACTCAAGGAAAAGTCAGAATTTCTACCGTATTAGAAAAAAGGATCATGAGACGTTCTGTGGTTTTACTTGTGGAAGATAATGGGATCGGAATTTCTTCCGAATATAAGTCCAAGGTTTTTGAACCTTATTATTCCACAAAAGACGAGCATGTTTCCGGGATAGGACTTGCAATCGTTCAAAAAACGGTAATAGATCACAACGGTCATATTTCTGTGGACTCATCCGAATTAGGCGGATGTAAATTTAGGATAGAACTTCCGGTAGCTTAG
- the rpoN gene encoding RNA polymerase factor sigma-54, which yields MNLNHQLVQKQTQKLVMTQDLRQSIELLPLSTLELADRISAELVENPMLEEEPGSERSKSPELYSVDDLKRKEKNDFLKNSDQGWQDSFSLDKPQYRGTDASDRNQKYIESSPNAQSLSDHLLWQLRISSLKGKEMEIAEILISMLDDRGFISQTQAELAAEIGVSAKTIKKVLEQIHQLDPLGIGAGSIQETLYIQAKILKPEDKNLHDLILNYLKDLEKLDYKGISKKMGLPVESIEAMAAEIKKLEPFPATLYTPQKPDYIVPDVIIREIEGEFSILLNDEWLPKLKINKEYKGMLKKGAGAKDSDKEYISAKLNSAEWLIRSVNQRRQTLYRVVSAIIELQTEFFRKGVRFLKPLTLKDIAERLDLHESTVSRITSNKYVQTSWGILELKWFFSSGLKSKSSEGGMESSKTIHDIIRNLVKEEDPENPLSDQDIVEKIESKGIEIARRTVAKYRKILKILPSNQRKKVKSLEAR from the coding sequence GTGAATCTGAACCACCAGTTAGTACAGAAGCAGACACAAAAGCTTGTCATGACGCAGGATTTGCGTCAGTCGATAGAGCTTTTGCCTTTGTCTACTCTGGAACTCGCCGATAGGATCAGCGCAGAACTGGTGGAAAATCCGATGCTGGAAGAGGAGCCAGGCTCCGAAAGAAGTAAAAGCCCTGAACTCTATTCAGTGGACGATCTAAAAAGAAAAGAGAAAAACGACTTTCTTAAAAATTCCGACCAAGGATGGCAGGATTCATTCAGCTTAGATAAACCTCAGTATAGAGGCACCGACGCCTCCGACAGAAATCAAAAATACATCGAATCATCTCCTAACGCACAATCCCTTTCCGACCATTTACTTTGGCAGCTCAGGATCTCTTCCTTAAAAGGAAAAGAAATGGAGATCGCTGAAATTTTGATCTCCATGCTGGACGATAGAGGATTTATATCCCAGACCCAAGCCGAGCTTGCCGCGGAGATAGGAGTTTCCGCAAAAACGATCAAAAAAGTTTTGGAACAGATCCATCAATTGGATCCCTTAGGAATTGGTGCAGGAAGCATTCAAGAAACGTTATATATTCAGGCAAAGATCCTAAAACCGGAAGATAAAAATCTACACGATCTAATCTTAAATTATCTAAAAGACCTGGAAAAACTGGATTATAAGGGAATTTCCAAAAAAATGGGTCTTCCGGTCGAATCCATAGAGGCAATGGCGGCTGAGATCAAAAAATTAGAACCATTCCCCGCAACATTATACACTCCCCAAAAACCGGATTACATAGTTCCAGACGTAATTATCAGAGAAATAGAAGGTGAGTTCAGTATATTACTGAATGACGAATGGCTTCCTAAATTAAAAATTAATAAAGAATATAAGGGAATGCTCAAAAAAGGAGCCGGTGCTAAGGATTCGGATAAGGAATATATTTCCGCAAAACTGAATTCCGCAGAATGGCTGATCCGCTCCGTAAACCAAAGAAGACAAACCTTGTATAGAGTAGTCTCGGCGATCATAGAACTCCAGACCGAATTTTTCCGCAAGGGAGTTCGATTTTTAAAACCTCTCACTTTAAAAGATATAGCGGAAAGATTGGACCTTCATGAATCCACAGTTTCTCGTATCACTTCCAATAAGTATGTGCAAACATCCTGGGGAATTCTGGAGTTAAAATGGTTCTTCTCCTCCGGATTAAAATCCAAAAGTTCCGAAGGTGGAATGGAATCCTCTAAAACCATTCATGATATTATACGTAATCTAGTAAAAGAAGAAGATCCCGAAAATCCTCTCTCCGATCAGGACATAGTGGAAAAAATAGAAAGTAAAGGGATAGAGATTGCCAGAAGAACTGTGGCAAAGTACCGTAAAATACTGAAAATTTTACCATCCAACCAAAGAAAAAAAGTAAAATCTCTGGAAGCAAGGTAA
- a CDS encoding sigma-54-dependent transcriptional regulator yields MRIFIVDDEPEIRKSLQDILEDENYEAEQFSSGKNFLKHLKIERPSLVLLDVWLGKEDGLLILDEIKKIYPTVPVVMISGHGTIELAVQATKKGALDFLEKPLSIAKVLEAVEEALVYSEKTEAPEIKLESDEILGNSPAIQKVKFSIAQAAATNARVFIYGENGTGKELVAKTIFKNSKRKDQPFVEVNCAALPEELIESELFGYVKGAFTGATDTRIGKFEAANGGTLFLDEICDMSLSTQAKVLRILQEQRFEKLGSTEQVSVDVRIIAATNIPVEEAIKEGKFREDLYYRLNVIPIVIPPLRDRKSDIPLLVDHYVRQTIAENNLTPKIIEKEAVSILENHFWPGNIRELKNVIERLCIMTVSDIIRAQDVKDSMTGFVKANDLVEKGDFKKAKEEFEKQYILKTLQTNEGNVSKTSKALGIERSHLYRKMKSLGIQAEDIHD; encoded by the coding sequence ATGAGAATATTCATAGTAGATGACGAACCGGAAATCCGCAAATCCCTCCAGGATATTTTGGAAGATGAAAATTACGAGGCGGAACAATTTTCTTCCGGCAAAAATTTCTTAAAACATCTGAAGATAGAAAGACCAAGTTTGGTATTACTGGATGTTTGGCTCGGAAAAGAAGACGGACTCCTCATTCTAGACGAGATCAAAAAAATTTATCCGACTGTCCCGGTAGTAATGATCTCGGGACATGGGACAATAGAACTCGCAGTACAAGCCACCAAAAAAGGTGCATTAGACTTTCTAGAAAAACCATTATCCATCGCAAAAGTTTTAGAAGCGGTGGAAGAAGCATTGGTATATTCGGAAAAGACGGAAGCTCCGGAAATCAAACTGGAATCGGATGAAATTTTAGGGAATTCTCCCGCAATCCAAAAAGTTAAATTTTCCATAGCACAAGCAGCCGCTACAAACGCTCGAGTTTTTATTTACGGTGAGAATGGAACAGGAAAGGAACTGGTCGCTAAAACTATATTCAAAAACTCTAAAAGAAAGGACCAGCCCTTTGTAGAAGTAAACTGCGCCGCACTTCCGGAAGAATTGATAGAATCCGAACTATTCGGTTACGTAAAAGGTGCATTCACAGGCGCCACAGACACAAGGATCGGAAAATTCGAGGCTGCTAACGGAGGCACATTATTCTTGGACGAGATCTGCGATATGTCTTTATCCACTCAGGCAAAAGTACTTCGTATCCTACAAGAACAAAGATTCGAAAAATTGGGAAGTACAGAACAGGTCTCTGTGGATGTTAGGATTATAGCTGCCACAAATATCCCAGTGGAAGAAGCAATCAAAGAAGGAAAGTTCAGAGAAGATCTATATTATAGATTGAATGTGATCCCGATCGTAATTCCTCCATTAAGGGATCGTAAATCGGATATTCCACTACTTGTAGATCACTACGTCAGACAAACAATCGCAGAAAATAATCTTACTCCTAAGATCATCGAAAAGGAAGCGGTTTCTATTTTAGAAAACCATTTCTGGCCGGGAAACATCAGAGAACTTAAGAATGTGATCGAAAGACTTTGTATCATGACTGTAAGCGATATTATACGTGCCCAGGATGTGAAGGATTCCATGACAGGTTTCGTAAAAGCGAATGATCTGGTCGAAAAAGGGGACTTCAAAAAGGCAAAAGAAGAATTCGAAAAACAGTATATTCTAAAAACATTACAGACAAACGAAGGGAATGTTTCCAAAACTTCCAAGGCACTTGGAATAGAAAGATCCCATTTATACAGAAAAATGAAATCCTTAGGGATACAGGCGGAGGACATCCATGACTAA
- a CDS encoding HPr family phosphocarrier protein produces the protein MKEIHLKINENGAGMHARPASVFVNCAAKYSCEVLVSKDGVEVNGKSIMGLMMLALAPGQEFSIKTEGAQEEEAADALAKLVEGDFAI, from the coding sequence TTGAAAGAAATCCACCTCAAAATTAACGAAAACGGCGCAGGGATGCATGCTCGTCCCGCCTCTGTCTTTGTGAATTGCGCGGCAAAATACTCCTGCGAAGTTCTAGTCTCCAAAGACGGAGTGGAAGTGAACGGTAAAAGTATCATGGGACTCATGATGTTAGCCTTAGCTCCGGGTCAGGAATTTTCCATTAAGACAGAAGGCGCCCAGGAAGAAGAAGCGGCGGATGCTTTGGCCAAATTAGTGGAAGGCGATTTTGCGATATGA